A portion of the Adhaeribacter radiodurans genome contains these proteins:
- a CDS encoding RDD family protein yields MEPITLSYPSLRRRLLSYSVDLFFIILVFMLTGVLIDYAGEAPNWLRGFVLLFMLFIYEPLFVSIFGGTLGHQLFRMRVVDEKTYENLSFLPAIGRFLVKTFLGWLSFLTTTFNPRRRAIHDLAAGSLMVQVG; encoded by the coding sequence ATGGAACCCATTACTTTGAGTTACCCCTCGTTGCGCCGCCGGCTTTTAAGTTATTCGGTAGACTTGTTTTTTATTATTCTGGTATTTATGCTAACTGGAGTACTAATAGATTATGCGGGAGAAGCTCCTAACTGGCTACGTGGGTTTGTGTTGCTGTTTATGCTCTTTATATACGAACCTCTTTTTGTTTCCATTTTTGGAGGTACGTTAGGGCATCAACTTTTCCGGATGCGGGTAGTAGATGAAAAAACTTACGAAAATTTATCCTTTCTGCCAGCCATTGGACGCTTTTTAGTAAAAACTTTCCTGGGGTGGTTATCTTTTTTAACTACTACTTTTAATCCCCGCCGAAGAGCTATTCACGATTTAGCCGCTGGCTCGCTCATGGTTCAGGTGGGTTGA